GGCGCCTCTAGCTTTCTCAACCATACACAATCGCCAGCCCGCCGCGCAGTAGTATCGTGGCACCGGCGCGCCACCCGACGGACACGAGGGCCCTGCGATGACCGTGCCGCCAATGCCCGCCGCGGATGTCGAAGCGCTGTTCAAGGCCTCGATGGCGGCCCTGGCCTCCGGCGTCGCGGTGGTGACGGGCGCGACCGCCGACGGCTCGCCGCGCGGGCTCACCGTCACGTCGATCGCGTCGTACTCCGCCCATCCGCCCTCGGTGATTGTCTGCGTCGACGAGACCTGCAACAGCTATACCGCGCTCACGACGGGGAGCCATTTCGCGGCGCATCTGCTGCAGGCGGAGCAGGCCGACGTGGCCGCGCTGTTCGCCTCCAGCGCCATCGATAAGTTCGACCGCGTGTCGTGGAGGCTCTGGGACGACCGGCTGCCCGTCCTGCGCGACGTGCTGGCGGTGGTGATCTGCCGCCGCATCAGCACCACGGTGCTCGGGGACCACGCGATCCTGGTGGGCGAGGTGGTGGACGGGTCGATGCAGGACGCGCAGCCGCTGGTCTACTGGCGCCGCGGGTTCTACGAGGGGCCGGGCACGCCGATGGACGGCGGCTAGGGGGATTCGCACGGGCAGCCAAAAGGCTGCCCCTACAGGGACTTCAGCGGGGAGCGGGAGCAATGGCTGCAACAGCGCGTGATCTTTTGGCCGACCGAGGCTATGCGGCGGATCCCATCTATCTGACCGATCTGGACCGCGTCACGCCGGCCTCGGCGCTGGCGACCGAGCTGCGTCCACGCACCTGGCAAACGCTGCCCTACGAGACCGAACATTTGCGCGGCGTGCTGCTGTGGGCGGGATTCGAGTCACAGGCGCCCGCGGTCAGCTATCCGCTCGATCGGCGCGGCTGGCACGCCATCAGCGTGGGATTTCACCCGACCACTGAGGACCAGGGCTGGCTGGAGCAGGTGCTGGTGAAGCTGAGCGGCGATGACACCTACTCGATGCTGCGCTGGGAGCCGCCGCGGGGGCTGGACGGGCATGAGCGCCGGCTCCGGTTCGAGGAGCTCTTCTGGCGCGTAGCCAAGCTCGACGGCCAGGACCTGGTGTTCGAGCAGATCACCCGGCGCCTGGCGGCGGGCGACGGCCCGGGGACGGTTCAGGGCGAGTCGACCAAGATCGCCTACGTCAAGCTCGTGCCGCTCTCGGACGCCGAGGCGGCGGCGCACGAGCGGGACCTGCGCGACGCCTCCACCCGCCGGCTGTTTGGACACAACGACGCGTTCTATCCCTACACCTATCGCACGACGACCGCCGAGGAGATCCGGCGCGAGGTGGAGCCCTACCGCGAGACGGACTTCGGGCGCATCTATTGGGAGGTCGGCGGCGGCGACAAGCTCTACTACGACACCGCCGTGGGGCGCAATCCGGCCGATCTCGACCTGCAGGGCTACAGCCGGCTGGGCGAGCGCTTGCTGGTGGAGAGCTTTCGCGAGTTCAGGCGCAAGGGCATCGATCCGGTGGACGTGGCGCTGCGGCACACCCACGACCTGGGGATGGAGTTCCACGCCAGCTACCGGCTGGCGGCGTGGACCTATCCGCCGACCACCATGGAGGGGTATTTCACCGGCGGGTATTTCGAGCGTCACCCGGAGCTGCACTGCATCGACCGGCAGGGACGAATCCTGCCGCGGCTGTCATACGCGTTTCCGGAAACCCAGGAGTTTTGCCTGGCCGTGCTGCGCGAGATGGCGGCCTATCCGGTCGACGGCGTTGCGCTGCTGTTCAACCGGAGGCCGCCGTACCTGGACTACGAGGCGCCGCTGGTCGAGAGCTTCACGCGCGAGTTCGGCGAGGACCCGCACGACCTGGACGAGCGCGATCCCCGCTGGCTGGCCCACCGCGCCGCCGTGCTCACGGCGTTCATGCGGCGGCTGCGCGCCGAGATGGACGCCGCCAGCGCCGCGCGCCAGGGCAAGCGGATCGGCATTTCCGTGTGCGTGCTGGGCACCCAGGCCGACAACGACTTCTTTGGCCTGGACGTGGCCACCTGGGCGCGCGAGGGCCTGATCGACACGCTGATTCCCTACAGCCCCGCGCCGCTGGCCCTGCCGGTGGCCGAAGACACGTGGAATTCGGGCGAGCAGATCCAGCCGTTCGTCGAGGCGGTGCGCGGGACTCCCTGCCTCATGGCGCCCAACCTGATGCCGCGCGACCTGAGCGCCGAGGACTACCGCCGCATGGCCTCCATGCTCTACGGCGCCGGGGCCGAGCATCTGTTCGTGTGGGACTGCGCGGGCTCGTGGTTCCGCGCCAACCACCAGTCGCACTGGAACGCGCTGCGCCGGCTGGGTCACCGGGACGAGATCGAGGCCTGGCGGCAAGGAGGCGAGCCCAGCCTGGCGAACCCCACCATTCCCCTCCGCACCCTGGGCGGCTGGGACATGACCACCATCGCCCCGGGCTAAACGGTGTAGGGGCTGAGTGGTGTAGGGGCGGTTCGCGAACCGCCCGTCCTATCCGTCATTCCGGCGGAAGCCGGAATCCAGGTCGGGACTTGTTAGCGGCCACAATGCGTCGGCAGAGGATGTCGGCGAATTCCGGTGGCAGAGCTCTAAGCGGGCTGCTGGCTCCGCCCCAATCCGTTCGCCCTGAGCTTGTCGAAGGGCCGGTCATGGTTCGACAGGCTCACCACGAACGGGATGCGTAGCCCTCCGACGCAGGCTCCAACTGCCGCTACTCACCCCGCTCCGGATGCAGCGCGAGCTCCCGCCCGCGGTCGTCGATCGCGCGCAGCGCGAAGACCCAGGATCCCCACGCGTGCCGGGCCAGCCCGTCATCGGGGTTGTCGAGCTTCACCTGGAGCCGATTCCAGCCGGCCCGCAACGCCAGCCGACGCTCGCGATTGCGGAAGTAATCGTTTCGGCCCAGCGACGCCCAGGGGCCGTTGCCGATGCGCAGGCGCAAGTCGTTGACCCAACCGGCTTGCAGCGTGACGGCGGCGTCAGCCTCGACGTACAGCCAGGTTTGCGCCAGCCCGATCGCCGGATAGGTGAGCGAGTTCTCGGGTCCAATGGGGCGGAAGGTCAGCGAGAAGTCCACGAAGCCGTTGATGTCGGCGGCCGGCGCCCAGCGCGCGACGTGCCGATCGCCCCGGCGCCAGGGTGAGTCGGGCGAGTAGCCCATCTCGGCGAAGCGCTCGGCGGCATCGGCACGGTCGGCGGCAGCGTCCAACGCCGCTTCGTGATCCGGATGGAACGGGCCCATCAGCTGCCAGCGCGGTTCCGGCTCCGCGGCGCCGGTGGCGTCGTACGGCAGCTCCGATCCGAGCAGGAGTTGGTGCCAGTCCGGCATGCGGACGAACGGCCGGTGCGGCGGTTCCTGGTACCAGTACGCCGTGCTGCAAATGTCGTTGGCCATGGAGCCGAAGCGCACCTGGAGCGATTGGCCGAAGGGGATGGCGTCCGCCTCGAAGAAGCGGTAGGCCGCCAGCGTGTGCCGGGCGAGGGCGGGACCGAGGTCCTCCTGGGCGTAGTAGGGCACGCCCTGATCGAAATGCGTGGAGGGCCGGTGCAGCACGCCGCCGTTGGAGGCGCCAAACGCGTCCTCGCCGCCCGCGCCGCGCAGATGGGCGAATGGCCCCTCGGGCGCGTCGGCGGAATTCGTGACATAGATGTTCTCGGCGCCCGCGTGGGACCAGCGCGCCCGGTCGTCGCGCACGGCCACGCCGTAGTTGAAGCCCAGGAAACGACCGCGGCCGACCGCATCCAGCACCAGGTAGTTCCGTCCGAAGGCCTCGCAGGGGTTCTCGCGCCGGAACTGCGCGTGGAAGCGCAGCGGCTCCGTGAAGGATTCCGGCGGGTAGGCGTGCCAATCGGTCTGCAGCAGAATCCCGTCGTCACCCACGTCCGGGCCTGCCACGGCCTCGATGCGCGCCCCCTCCTGAAAGGGCATGGGAAACGTGGCCGTGTATCCGGCGTGGGCCTGCATGGTGAGGTAGCGCGAGTCGAGCGAGTAGGGCGGCAAGCCGTGGAGTTGGCCGAAGAAGTCGCCGAGCGGCGCCTCGACGGCAGGCGCGTCCGCGCCGTCCCAGAACATGCGCAGCACAATCTGGCGCTGGTGCGCCGGCGTCGGATGGCGCACGCTGGCGGCCCAGATGCGGCGGATGCAGCCGGGGCCGTCGAGCCGGGCCAACGTGACGGGAGTGTCGGGCGGCAGGGCCTGGTACGTGGTGACGCGCGAGGGTACGAAGTGGTCGGGCAGCGTTAGCCACGCCGGTTCCATCGACGGCATCACGGCGCCTCGGCAAAGGGGCCTTTGTGGCTAGCGTATATGGCCTCGCACAGCCGCATGGTCACCAGGGCGTCCTCCAGCGTGCTCCAGGGGCGGCGGCCATTGAGGATGCAGTCGGCGAAGTGGCGCGTCTCGTTGAAGTGCGGGCCGCCCTCGGGCGCGAGGTCGAGCGGCGCTTCGTAAGGATCGCCGTCGGCGAAGAGCTCAAAGGTGTCGGGCCGGTGCGCCTCTTCGGGCGGGCTCATGCGGGTGAGGTCCATGTAGGCCGAGAAGTCCTCGGCGTGCAGCTCGGCCCGCTGGATGCGGGTGCCCACGCCAAAGTGCGACATCAGCACGGCGCGCGCGCCGTTGGCGAAGGTGATCACGGCGTTGTGCCGCTCGCGCGCGGGGCTGGAGCGGTAGGTCTCGGCGTGGACATGGGTGACGACGCCGGTCGTCTCCATCGTGTCGCCCGCCAGCCAGCGCAGCAGGTCGACGTGGTGGATCGAGTCGCAGATCAACGCCGGCGGCATCAGGCCGC
The window above is part of the Chloroflexota bacterium genome. Proteins encoded here:
- a CDS encoding DUF2961 domain-containing protein gives rise to the protein MPSMEPAWLTLPDHFVPSRVTTYQALPPDTPVTLARLDGPGCIRRIWAASVRHPTPAHQRQIVLRMFWDGADAPAVEAPLGDFFGQLHGLPPYSLDSRYLTMQAHAGYTATFPMPFQEGARIEAVAGPDVGDDGILLQTDWHAYPPESFTEPLRFHAQFRRENPCEAFGRNYLVLDAVGRGRFLGFNYGVAVRDDRARWSHAGAENIYVTNSADAPEGPFAHLRGAGGEDAFGASNGGVLHRPSTHFDQGVPYYAQEDLGPALARHTLAAYRFFEADAIPFGQSLQVRFGSMANDICSTAYWYQEPPHRPFVRMPDWHQLLLGSELPYDATGAAEPEPRWQLMGPFHPDHEAALDAAADRADAAERFAEMGYSPDSPWRRGDRHVARWAPAADINGFVDFSLTFRPIGPENSLTYPAIGLAQTWLYVEADAAVTLQAGWVNDLRLRIGNGPWASLGRNDYFRNRERRLALRAGWNRLQVKLDNPDDGLARHAWGSWVFALRAIDDRGRELALHPERGE
- a CDS encoding family 10 glycosylhydrolase, translating into MAATARDLLADRGYAADPIYLTDLDRVTPASALATELRPRTWQTLPYETEHLRGVLLWAGFESQAPAVSYPLDRRGWHAISVGFHPTTEDQGWLEQVLVKLSGDDTYSMLRWEPPRGLDGHERRLRFEELFWRVAKLDGQDLVFEQITRRLAAGDGPGTVQGESTKIAYVKLVPLSDAEAAAHERDLRDASTRRLFGHNDAFYPYTYRTTTAEEIRREVEPYRETDFGRIYWEVGGGDKLYYDTAVGRNPADLDLQGYSRLGERLLVESFREFRRKGIDPVDVALRHTHDLGMEFHASYRLAAWTYPPTTMEGYFTGGYFERHPELHCIDRQGRILPRLSYAFPETQEFCLAVLREMAAYPVDGVALLFNRRPPYLDYEAPLVESFTREFGEDPHDLDERDPRWLAHRAAVLTAFMRRLRAEMDAASAARQGKRIGISVCVLGTQADNDFFGLDVATWAREGLIDTLIPYSPAPLALPVAEDTWNSGEQIQPFVEAVRGTPCLMAPNLMPRDLSAEDYRRMASMLYGAGAEHLFVWDCAGSWFRANHQSHWNALRRLGHRDEIEAWRQGGEPSLANPTIPLRTLGGWDMTTIAPG
- a CDS encoding flavin reductase family protein codes for the protein MTVPPMPAADVEALFKASMAALASGVAVVTGATADGSPRGLTVTSIASYSAHPPSVIVCVDETCNSYTALTTGSHFAAHLLQAEQADVAALFASSAIDKFDRVSWRLWDDRLPVLRDVLAVVICRRISTTVLGDHAILVGEVVDGSMQDAQPLVYWRRGFYEGPGTPMDGG
- a CDS encoding Gfo/Idh/MocA family oxidoreductase, with protein sequence MASLKAAVIGAGNHGSGHLQMIADEPEMRLVGVADLDEQRLAAAAVHKPEVAVTDYREMLDRARPDVVYVVTLPGQLLPIVRECLERGIHTSVEKSPGNTSADTAAMIEAETASSAMAIASFNRRYFPQILAVKRLTLARGGPVHAAATYNKNPSDRVVENMRRGLMPPALICDSIHHVDLLRWLAGDTMETTGVVTHVHAETYRSSPARERHNAVITFANGARAVLMSHFGVGTRIQRAELHAEDFSAYMDLTRMSPPEEAHRPDTFELFADGDPYEAPLDLAPEGGPHFNETRHFADCILNGRRPWSTLEDALVTMRLCEAIYASHKGPFAEAP